A window of Tautonia marina contains these coding sequences:
- a CDS encoding histidine phosphatase family protein, whose amino-acid sequence MTTGLPSSAPTRILLLRHAMTAAPDRFHGAESDIGLGPEGHRQALTAAEALARLRPHAVYSSGMRRARETAEPIAQRCGLAPGIIAELHERRMGSMSNATIAEVRAEVDQFIQRWGAGDIDAAHPGAESYRELRDRVVPPFQALAERHRGETIITVLHGVVIRVLITSLVESFSPADYHRIAIRHVAVNDLRYNDQGWRIAGMDRDAGALVFP is encoded by the coding sequence ATGACCACCGGTTTACCCTCCTCCGCACCCACCCGGATCTTGCTGCTTCGCCACGCGATGACCGCCGCCCCCGATCGCTTTCACGGGGCCGAATCCGATATCGGACTCGGCCCCGAAGGGCACCGGCAGGCTCTGACCGCCGCCGAAGCCCTCGCTCGGCTGCGCCCTCATGCCGTGTACAGCTCGGGAATGAGGCGGGCTCGCGAAACGGCCGAACCCATTGCCCAGCGGTGCGGATTGGCTCCGGGAATCATTGCCGAGTTGCATGAGCGACGGATGGGCTCGATGTCGAACGCAACGATCGCCGAGGTCCGTGCCGAGGTCGATCAGTTTATTCAGCGATGGGGCGCAGGAGACATCGACGCCGCCCACCCCGGAGCCGAATCGTACCGGGAACTGCGCGATCGGGTTGTGCCGCCGTTTCAGGCCCTGGCCGAGCGTCATCGGGGCGAAACCATCATCACTGTGCTTCATGGCGTGGTGATTCGTGTCCTGATTACTTCACTTGTCGAATCGTTCTCGCCGGCCGACTACCACCGCATTGCCATTCGTCACGTTGCGGTGAACGATCTCCGCTACAACGACCAGGGTTGGAGGATTGCCGGGATGGACCGCGATGCCGGGGCCCTCGTCTTCCCCTGA